In Opitutus sp., one genomic interval encodes:
- a CDS encoding efflux RND transporter periplasmic adaptor subunit → MILLRKISFWLSLAGLVSAATFVLSFRTQFNQPAPPPPVAPPVKPFARGGIGAAGIVEALRENTAIGVPVSGLVTRVLVANWDHVEAGAPLLQLDDRELQAQLLTRTAEVAVAEAQLAGLRTQLARVGKLTAAGAAPTENLETLQDTLVVNQAHLTAAQAGVAQTRLLLDRLTVRAPVAGTVLQVNTRAGEFVAAGAATPPLVLGDLSRVQVRADVDEQIAPRVKPGRPAVGYLKGDSARPIPMTFVRIEPFVVPKKSLTGASTERVDTRVLQIIYQFTPAADRAVYVGQQLDVFIDE, encoded by the coding sequence ATGATTCTTCTGCGTAAAATTTCCTTCTGGCTGTCCCTGGCCGGGCTGGTGTCCGCCGCCACGTTCGTCCTTTCATTTCGCACCCAGTTCAACCAGCCCGCGCCGCCGCCTCCCGTTGCCCCGCCGGTCAAGCCCTTTGCCCGGGGCGGGATCGGCGCCGCCGGGATCGTCGAGGCCCTGCGCGAAAACACCGCCATCGGCGTGCCCGTGTCCGGCCTGGTGACCCGCGTGTTGGTCGCCAACTGGGACCACGTCGAGGCCGGCGCGCCCTTGCTGCAACTCGACGATCGCGAGCTGCAGGCCCAACTGCTCACGCGAACCGCCGAGGTGGCAGTGGCCGAGGCTCAGCTCGCCGGCCTGCGCACCCAACTGGCACGGGTGGGCAAACTCACCGCCGCCGGGGCTGCACCGACGGAAAACTTGGAAACCCTGCAGGATACCCTGGTGGTTAACCAGGCGCACTTGACCGCCGCCCAGGCCGGCGTCGCCCAGACTCGGCTCCTGCTCGACCGGTTGACCGTGCGGGCACCGGTCGCCGGCACCGTTTTGCAGGTCAACACCCGCGCCGGCGAATTCGTCGCCGCCGGAGCCGCCACGCCGCCGCTGGTGCTCGGCGATCTTTCCCGGGTGCAGGTGCGCGCCGACGTGGACGAACAGATCGCCCCCCGGGTCAAACCCGGCCGCCCCGCCGTCGGTTACCTCAAGGGCGACTCGGCGCGCCCGATTCCGATGACCTTCGTGCGGATCGAGCCGTTTGTGGTGCCAAAAAAATCCCTGACCGGCGCCAGCACCGAGCGGGTGGACACCCGGGTGTTGCAGATCATCTACCAGTTCACGCCCGCCGCGGACCGTGCGGTGTACGTGGGGCAGCAGCTCGACGTGTTCATTGACGAGTGA
- a CDS encoding SUMF1/EgtB/PvdO family nonheme iron enzyme → MAAHRSKHRIEAFWQAGRLWLLVGVGLAALGGLFYFLATVGPKRVDPSASVSSALEDPAMVRLSDEIGELERKYRQAADAKLSTEDASAALTQAVAKQKELLRTFTKAGLDQSSRLSRLESELDGVRAKETVTQVDRLQSDGEELLGTGKVDAAGEMLREALRLQQEINRSSANSRYKNYVRETALTQAVAAVDAAPLRKEKDTFLAAARQAVSEQRWADALTAYTAARDAQARINREYGRTRYADLAEADRLSAEIESLNAAGIATEIDVKSKAGDAAMARGQAAEAAARFAEAGTLQLQVNQNYPRSRFVSSQLIENLEVKRQTALSFDLAEAIAGLDREITAHLRKRQVVAADQQLTLIAPKLEKIAAEYPKSNRLDGALRTKYAYLALRRENLRALQDAVYDNLLPLPGVAERQMLATEVPQSLFVLVMNTNPSRNPGRALPVDSVSWTDAQEFCTRLAWLLGRTVRLPTIEEFRLALGEVGREGWSSENSGGRSHDAVRKQAGSDGFVDLLGNLAEWASAEALTDQAQIFGGSYLDAPAVLAKAPVELRLKRDRARHVGLRLVVE, encoded by the coding sequence ATGGCGGCTCATCGTTCAAAACATCGCATCGAGGCATTCTGGCAGGCGGGGCGGCTTTGGCTGCTGGTCGGAGTCGGGCTCGCCGCTTTGGGTGGGCTGTTTTACTTTCTGGCCACCGTCGGGCCTAAACGCGTCGACCCATCGGCCAGTGTGAGCAGCGCACTGGAGGACCCGGCGATGGTGCGGTTGTCGGACGAGATCGGTGAATTGGAGCGTAAATATCGCCAGGCTGCCGACGCCAAGCTGAGCACCGAGGATGCGAGTGCCGCGTTGACCCAAGCCGTCGCGAAACAGAAGGAGTTGCTTCGCACCTTTACCAAGGCGGGTTTGGACCAATCCAGCCGGCTGTCGCGGTTGGAGAGCGAGCTCGATGGCGTGCGGGCGAAGGAAACGGTGACGCAGGTCGACCGCCTGCAAAGCGACGGCGAGGAGCTTTTGGGGACGGGAAAAGTGGACGCAGCCGGGGAAATGCTCCGCGAGGCACTGCGCTTGCAGCAGGAGATTAACCGCAGTTCGGCCAATTCCCGTTACAAAAACTACGTGCGCGAGACGGCGTTAACTCAGGCCGTGGCCGCAGTCGATGCCGCCCCGTTGCGCAAAGAAAAGGACACCTTTTTGGCGGCAGCTCGCCAAGCGGTCAGCGAGCAACGCTGGGCTGACGCGCTCACGGCCTACACGGCGGCGCGCGATGCCCAGGCGCGCATCAACCGTGAGTATGGGAGAACTCGTTACGCCGACCTGGCCGAGGCCGATCGCCTTAGCGCGGAGATCGAGTCGCTCAACGCTGCGGGTATCGCCACCGAGATCGACGTTAAGTCCAAGGCCGGCGATGCGGCGATGGCGCGGGGGCAGGCGGCCGAAGCTGCGGCGCGTTTCGCGGAAGCTGGAACGTTGCAGTTGCAGGTGAATCAGAACTACCCGCGCAGCCGGTTCGTTTCCTCGCAGCTCATCGAGAACCTGGAGGTCAAACGCCAGACGGCACTCTCGTTTGATTTAGCTGAAGCGATCGCCGGCCTCGACCGCGAGATCACCGCGCACCTGCGCAAGCGCCAGGTCGTGGCGGCGGACCAGCAGCTCACCTTGATTGCACCCAAGTTAGAAAAAATTGCAGCCGAGTACCCCAAGAGCAACCGGTTGGACGGGGCCTTGCGCACCAAATACGCCTACTTGGCGCTGCGCCGGGAAAATTTGCGTGCGCTCCAGGATGCCGTTTACGACAACCTGCTGCCCTTGCCGGGCGTGGCCGAGCGCCAGATGCTCGCGACCGAGGTGCCGCAGTCCCTCTTTGTTTTGGTCATGAATACCAACCCCAGCCGGAATCCCGGCCGGGCGTTGCCCGTGGACTCGGTGAGCTGGACGGATGCGCAGGAGTTTTGCACGCGCCTGGCATGGCTCCTGGGCCGGACGGTGCGGTTGCCCACGATCGAGGAGTTCCGGTTGGCGCTGGGTGAAGTCGGCCGCGAGGGGTGGAGCAGTGAGAACAGCGGTGGGCGCAGTCATGATGCGGTCCGCAAGCAAGCGGGGTCGGACGGTTTCGTGGACTTGCTGGGTAACTTGGCCGAGTGGGCGTCCGCTGAGGCGCTGACGGATCAGGCGCAGATCTTTGGCGGCAGTTATCTGGATGCGCCCGCAGTTCTCGCCAAGGCGCCCGTAGAATTGCGCCTGAAGCGCGACCGGGCCCGCCACGTTGGGCTGCGCCTGGTGGTCGAATAA
- a CDS encoding PAS domain-containing protein, whose protein sequence is MDITIKNLTNEKGLLRTLIDVLPDWIYVKDAQARKILANAADLKNMGAKSEAEALGKDDYAFFPDKMAAAFYMDDMAVLGSGQAIVNRKEKFVSPSGEVCWSLTTKLPLRDRSGSIVGLIGIGRDITKQVQMQKSALMLIDEIGLAMKAGKFETAKDLLPILKQRVENVGQDDQSAH, encoded by the coding sequence ATGGATATCACCATCAAGAACTTGACCAACGAAAAGGGGCTCCTGCGTACGCTGATCGATGTTCTGCCTGATTGGATTTACGTGAAGGATGCCCAAGCCAGGAAAATACTGGCCAATGCCGCTGACCTTAAAAACATGGGGGCCAAGTCGGAAGCCGAGGCGCTGGGGAAGGATGATTATGCTTTTTTCCCCGATAAGATGGCGGCCGCTTTTTACATGGACGACATGGCCGTTTTGGGGAGCGGGCAGGCCATTGTTAATCGTAAAGAAAAGTTTGTCAGTCCCTCGGGTGAGGTGTGCTGGAGTTTGACCACAAAACTTCCTTTGCGCGATCGCTCGGGAAGCATCGTCGGCCTGATCGGCATCGGGCGCGATATCACCAAACAAGTTCAGATGCAGAAATCGGCACTCATGCTGATTGATGAAATCGGTTTGGCGATGAAGGCCGGGAAATTCGAGACGGCGAAGGACCTTCTTCCCATTCTAAAACAACGGGTCGAGAATGTCGGCCAAGACGATCAGTCCGCCCATTGA
- a CDS encoding ABC transporter permease, with amino-acid sequence MNRLALRMLFGDHAKYLMLISGITFAVILMAQGTSLFCGLMSWTFAPLRNIRVPVWVADPKVEQVNDNKPLRDTDVNRVRSVDGVAWAVPLYQGTTQAKLADGSAKLITLTGLDSTTLIGAPTEFLAGNIEGLRLPNAVIIDEYGAERLSDGLGRRLGVGDRFEINDREARIVGVCKAARSFTGGPFVFTTYDRAVEYVPSQRKLLTFVLAAPAAGIEPHELARRIAAATGLAAYTNDEFMWSTIWWYVKNTGIPINVGLIVAIGFIIGTVISGQTFYSFVLENLRNLGALKAMGASTATLCRMLILQSFAVGLIGYGFGLGVVSLIGRAAIKTGRVPFLMLWHIPVGVLAAVLFICALASVLGIIKVARLEPAIVFRS; translated from the coding sequence ATGAACCGGCTGGCGTTGCGCATGCTCTTTGGCGACCACGCCAAGTACCTGATGCTCATCAGCGGCATCACTTTTGCGGTTATCCTCATGGCGCAGGGCACCTCGCTGTTTTGCGGGCTCATGTCGTGGACCTTCGCCCCGTTGCGCAACATCCGTGTGCCCGTGTGGGTGGCTGATCCCAAGGTCGAGCAGGTCAACGACAACAAACCCCTGCGCGACACCGACGTGAACCGCGTGCGCTCGGTCGACGGCGTGGCGTGGGCCGTGCCGCTTTATCAGGGCACCACCCAGGCCAAGCTCGCCGATGGCTCGGCCAAACTGATCACCCTCACCGGCCTCGACTCCACCACGCTGATCGGCGCGCCCACCGAGTTTTTGGCCGGTAACATCGAGGGGCTTCGGTTGCCCAACGCGGTGATCATCGACGAATACGGCGCGGAGCGGCTCAGCGACGGGCTCGGCCGCCGACTCGGGGTGGGCGACCGCTTTGAGATTAACGACCGCGAGGCGCGCATCGTCGGGGTGTGCAAGGCCGCGCGCTCCTTCACCGGTGGGCCCTTTGTGTTCACTACGTACGACCGTGCGGTCGAGTATGTGCCCAGCCAGCGCAAACTGCTCACCTTCGTGCTCGCCGCCCCGGCCGCCGGCATCGAGCCGCACGAACTAGCGCGGCGCATCGCCGCCGCCACCGGTCTGGCCGCCTACACCAATGACGAATTCATGTGGTCCACCATTTGGTGGTACGTGAAAAACACCGGCATCCCCATCAACGTCGGACTGATCGTGGCCATCGGTTTTATCATCGGCACCGTCATCTCCGGGCAGACCTTTTATTCCTTTGTGTTGGAAAACCTCCGCAATCTGGGCGCGCTCAAGGCCATGGGGGCGAGTACGGCCACCCTGTGCCGCATGTTGATCCTGCAATCCTTCGCCGTCGGCCTGATCGGCTACGGCTTTGGGCTGGGGGTGGTTTCGTTGATCGGCCGCGCCGCCATTAAAACCGGCCGGGTGCCGTTTTTGATGCTCTGGCACATCCCGGTCGGCGTGTTGGCCGCCGTTCTGTTTATCTGCGCCTTGGCCTCGGTGCTGGGCATTATCAAGGTCGCCCGCCTGGAGCCGGCGATCGTCTTCCGCAGCTAA
- a CDS encoding prephenate dehydrogenase/arogenate dehydrogenase family protein, producing MFPCPTPINSTAPQLSVFTKCVLENLVILAPGLLGGSVARAAHDRGLAHRITVWARRPDARLKLREQPWVNHVADSTADAVRDATLVVLAAPVDKIIELARHIAPHLPAGAIVTDVGSVKGELCRACHSALAPRAHFIGAHPMAGSEKTGWENATPTLFEKRVCFVTPLDGADETAVATVARFWSDLGSEVTTLSPDQHDEITAHVSHLPQVVATSLATFLAAKNPQWRNLSGNGLRDTTRIAASDATMWIEIFQQNRDEVLRAMRQFQDELQGFQTALANRDWPEVRTRLERGKAWRDGFRP from the coding sequence GTGTTCCCCTGCCCCACGCCGATAAACTCGACAGCCCCCCAGCTAAGCGTTTTCACCAAGTGCGTGCTGGAAAACCTCGTCATCCTCGCCCCCGGCTTGCTGGGTGGATCGGTCGCCCGTGCTGCCCACGATCGTGGGCTGGCCCACCGTATCACCGTCTGGGCCCGCCGGCCGGACGCTCGCCTCAAACTGCGCGAGCAACCCTGGGTTAACCACGTTGCCGACTCCACCGCGGACGCCGTGCGCGACGCCACCCTGGTGGTGCTCGCCGCCCCGGTGGACAAAATCATCGAGCTGGCCCGGCACATCGCGCCCCACCTGCCCGCCGGTGCGATCGTCACCGATGTGGGCAGCGTCAAAGGCGAACTGTGTCGCGCCTGCCACTCCGCGCTCGCCCCGCGCGCCCATTTTATTGGAGCCCACCCGATGGCCGGCAGCGAAAAAACCGGTTGGGAAAACGCCACCCCAACCCTGTTTGAAAAACGCGTCTGCTTTGTGACGCCCCTGGACGGCGCCGATGAAACGGCCGTCGCGACGGTTGCCCGCTTCTGGAGCGACTTGGGCAGCGAAGTGACCACGCTCTCGCCCGACCAACACGACGAGATCACCGCCCACGTCAGCCACCTGCCGCAAGTGGTGGCCACGAGTTTGGCCACCTTTCTCGCAGCGAAAAACCCGCAGTGGCGCAACCTGTCGGGCAACGGCCTGCGCGACACCACGCGCATCGCGGCCAGCGACGCCACCATGTGGATTGAGATTTTTCAGCAGAACCGCGACGAGGTCCTGCGCGCGATGCGCCAGTTTCAGGACGAGCTGCAAGGCTTCCAAACCGCCCTGGCCAACCGCGACTGGCCGGAAGTGCGAACCCGACTCGAACGCGGCAAAGCCTGGCGCGACGGCTTTCGCCCGTAA
- a CDS encoding ABC transporter ATP-binding protein, whose protein sequence is MAASISLQQPLPAPLALQLTGITKSFGSADSRTVALQQADFDARLGELMMLVGPSGCGKTTLLSILTGTLRADAGESNVLGYRLGTMSQAELTRFRRAHIGFIFQDFNLIATLSVWENVAVPLLIQGCGRREAEARARAILAQVGLKGREDEPPKRLSGGQQQRIAIARSLVHAPTLIVCDEPTSALDSRTGQQVMELLTTFARDPRRTVIVVSHDPRIYRYADRMAEMEDGRITRVLATPAAIAAAHPSI, encoded by the coding sequence ATGGCTGCTTCAATTTCACTCCAACAACCGCTGCCGGCTCCGCTGGCGCTGCAGTTGACCGGCATCACCAAGTCCTTCGGTTCCGCCGACTCGCGCACCGTGGCGTTGCAGCAGGCCGATTTCGACGCCCGCCTGGGCGAACTGATGATGTTGGTGGGTCCTTCCGGCTGCGGGAAAACCACCCTGCTTTCGATCCTGACCGGAACCCTCCGCGCCGACGCCGGCGAGAGCAACGTGCTGGGCTACCGGCTTGGCACGATGAGCCAGGCCGAGCTGACGCGTTTCCGCCGCGCACACATCGGTTTTATTTTCCAGGATTTTAACCTGATCGCCACCCTCAGCGTGTGGGAAAACGTGGCCGTTCCCCTGCTCATCCAGGGTTGCGGTCGCCGCGAGGCCGAGGCGCGGGCGCGGGCGATTTTGGCGCAGGTCGGCTTAAAAGGCCGTGAAGACGAGCCGCCCAAGCGCCTCTCCGGCGGCCAACAGCAGCGTATCGCTATCGCCCGCTCTCTCGTGCACGCGCCGACGCTGATCGTCTGCGACGAGCCGACCAGCGCGCTCGACAGCCGCACCGGCCAGCAGGTCATGGAGCTGCTCACGACCTTCGCCCGTGACCCGCGGCGCACCGTCATCGTGGTCAGCCACGACCCGCGCATTTATCGTTACGCCGACCGCATGGCTGAAATGGAAGACGGTCGCATCACCCGGGTGCTGGCTACCCCGGCCGCCATCGCCGCCGCCCACCCCTCGATTTAA
- a CDS encoding zinc-binding dehydrogenase, whose amino-acid sequence MNAVHLTAILELSIVDQPTPEPLAGEARVRLKAAALNHRDVWIKQGQYAGLKFPSQPGSDGAGVVEKVGAGVGADWVGGEVIINPAFNWGTRAAAQGPDFTILGLPREGTLAEVITVPVCQLAPKPKHLSWTEAAALPLAGLTAYRALFSRARLQPGEKVLISGVGGGVASLALQFAVAHGAEVYVTSGHDEKIERAISLGAAGGFNYSHAGWAKTALHAHADRLFDVIVDSAGGEGFEALIDLAAPGGRLVFFGATKGNPPTLPLRKVFWRQLSLLGTTMGSPADWREMLGFVERHRIVPVVSAVFPLARVDDAFALMERGGQFGKIVVSM is encoded by the coding sequence ATGAACGCCGTACACCTGACCGCCATTCTTGAACTCTCGATCGTCGACCAACCCACACCCGAACCCCTGGCAGGCGAGGCGCGGGTTCGGCTCAAGGCTGCGGCGCTCAACCACCGCGATGTGTGGATCAAGCAGGGGCAGTACGCCGGTTTGAAATTCCCCTCGCAGCCCGGCTCCGACGGTGCGGGTGTGGTGGAAAAGGTGGGCGCCGGCGTGGGCGCGGATTGGGTCGGGGGCGAGGTGATCATCAATCCTGCCTTTAATTGGGGTACGCGAGCCGCCGCGCAGGGGCCGGATTTCACTATTTTGGGGCTGCCGCGTGAGGGCACGCTGGCCGAGGTGATCACGGTGCCGGTGTGCCAATTGGCGCCCAAACCCAAGCACCTGAGCTGGACGGAGGCGGCGGCCCTGCCGCTGGCGGGGCTCACGGCGTACCGCGCGTTGTTCAGTCGTGCGCGCCTCCAACCCGGCGAAAAGGTGCTGATCAGCGGGGTGGGGGGTGGGGTGGCCTCGTTGGCGCTGCAGTTCGCCGTCGCGCACGGGGCTGAGGTGTACGTGACCTCGGGTCACGACGAAAAAATCGAGCGCGCGATCAGCCTCGGAGCGGCGGGCGGGTTTAATTATAGCCATGCCGGTTGGGCCAAAACCGCGCTGCACGCGCACGCCGATCGGCTCTTCGATGTGATTGTGGATAGCGCCGGAGGTGAAGGGTTTGAGGCTCTAATCGACCTCGCTGCCCCGGGCGGGCGACTGGTGTTTTTTGGCGCGACGAAGGGCAATCCCCCGACCTTGCCTCTGCGCAAGGTGTTTTGGCGGCAGCTATCGTTGCTCGGCACGACGATGGGCAGTCCGGCGGACTGGAGGGAGATGCTCGGTTTTGTGGAGCGGCACCGCATCGTGCCGGTGGTCAGCGCGGTGTTTCCCCTGGCGCGAGTGGACGACGCTTTTGCGCTGATGGAGCGCGGCGGCCAGTTCGGCAAAATCGTGGTCAGTATGTAG
- a CDS encoding pseudouridine synthase has product MLLALHKPYGVLSQFTPEPGSAWRTLADFGLPPRVYALGRLDADSEGLLLLSDEAGLNSRLLDPQHGHRREYWVQVERIPSADALAQLQRGVKIGDHLTLPCRVRSLDPAPALPPRNPPVRFRKTVPDGWIAIELTEGKNRQVRRMTAAVGHPTLRLVRAQIGQLALADLKLAPGKWRALSAAERALVAPSL; this is encoded by the coding sequence GTGCTCCTCGCGCTTCACAAGCCCTACGGCGTCCTTTCGCAGTTCACTCCCGAACCCGGTTCGGCGTGGCGCACGCTGGCCGATTTCGGGCTGCCTCCCCGCGTTTATGCGCTCGGCCGTCTTGACGCCGACTCCGAGGGCTTGCTGCTGCTCAGCGACGAAGCCGGTCTCAACTCCCGCCTACTCGATCCTCAGCACGGTCACCGCCGCGAATACTGGGTTCAGGTGGAACGCATCCCTTCGGCCGACGCCTTGGCGCAACTGCAGCGCGGGGTCAAAATCGGCGATCACCTCACGTTGCCCTGCCGCGTCCGGAGCCTCGACCCCGCGCCCGCTCTGCCGCCGCGCAACCCGCCGGTGCGTTTCCGCAAAACCGTGCCCGACGGCTGGATCGCGATCGAGCTCACCGAGGGTAAAAACCGCCAGGTGCGCCGCATGACTGCCGCCGTGGGCCACCCCACCTTGCGGCTGGTGCGCGCGCAGATCGGCCAACTCGCGCTGGCCGATCTTAAACTCGCGCCCGGCAAGTGGCGGGCGCTCAGTGCCGCAGAGCGTGCGCTTGTGGCGCCGTCGCTTTGA
- a CDS encoding TonB-dependent receptor, with protein sequence MKPPRNHQELRRKLKASRITLLIASVSSAALAAGGRAAPEPADLPAIALAPMIVTASRSAQPVSTLPVTATVFTAADLRASPALALDDTLRAAPAFSLFRRSGSLTANPTAQGVSLRGLGPSGASRSLVLLDGVPLNDPFGGWVAWTKLPKLSIAAVESVPGGGSSVWGNASLGGSVQLLTTPPAGNHGTVEALIGDFNTRGAELAVTTSSADDRHSATVDAAAFASAGAYLLRGPGAIDRRADLDYKRTQATLRNALTESIDLKVSARLYAEKRGNGTPLQRNATDERFFSATLANSPAKAHASPVAWTAVTYVQAQSFASYFSAVNAARTAETPASNQYDVPATALGAGATATWGTPTDDAMTTMGLDARHVAGVTREAFLFSAPLNDFTRDRRAGGEQTFTGVFARHEHQLGSTLRASAGARVDYWETTQGFRREVNTQSGALTLDQQFAAQGGTEFSPALGLVWQPTPELRARGSVYQSFRVPTLNEYYRPFRVGSVTTNANPTLAPEALTGYETGFDLGRPDAPLGASVTTFVNELHDAVTNVTLAANTRERRNLDHVRVAGVESSVRARPHAALTLGAAHLLTDARVINPGPSAPAALDGNRLAQVPRNTFTTSATWKAPWELQFTARARWMSAAYEDDENTLRLSPAATVDFGVARRFGRRWEGFIAIENAFDAEVETGRTASGIVNTAPPRWSRAGLRYDW encoded by the coding sequence CTGAAACCGCCGAGGAACCACCAAGAGCTTCGCAGAAAATTGAAAGCATCCCGCATAACTTTACTCATTGCCAGCGTTAGCTCGGCCGCGCTCGCAGCGGGTGGACGAGCCGCCCCGGAACCCGCGGACCTGCCCGCAATCGCGCTGGCGCCTATGATCGTGACCGCTAGTCGCTCCGCGCAACCCGTGAGCACGCTTCCGGTTACCGCCACGGTTTTCACGGCTGCCGACTTGCGCGCCTCGCCTGCTCTCGCACTCGACGACACGTTGCGCGCGGCTCCGGCGTTTAGCCTTTTTCGCCGGAGCGGTAGCCTCACCGCCAACCCCACCGCGCAGGGCGTGTCGTTGCGGGGACTCGGCCCGAGCGGCGCGAGTCGCTCGCTGGTCCTGCTCGACGGCGTCCCCCTTAATGATCCTTTTGGCGGCTGGGTTGCGTGGACCAAGTTGCCCAAGCTCTCGATCGCCGCGGTCGAGAGCGTACCCGGTGGCGGCTCCAGTGTCTGGGGCAACGCGTCACTGGGCGGCTCGGTGCAACTGCTCACCACTCCGCCCGCCGGTAACCACGGCACCGTTGAAGCTCTCATCGGCGATTTCAACACCCGCGGTGCCGAGCTCGCCGTCACCACCAGCTCCGCCGACGACCGCCACAGCGCCACCGTGGACGCGGCGGCTTTTGCCTCCGCGGGCGCTTACCTGCTGCGGGGTCCTGGCGCCATCGACCGCCGCGCCGACCTCGACTACAAGCGCACCCAGGCCACCTTGCGCAACGCGCTCACCGAGTCGATCGACCTCAAGGTCTCCGCCCGCCTCTACGCCGAGAAACGCGGCAACGGCACCCCACTACAGCGCAACGCGACCGACGAACGCTTTTTTTCTGCCACGCTCGCCAACTCGCCCGCCAAAGCGCACGCGAGCCCAGTTGCTTGGACTGCTGTCACCTACGTCCAAGCCCAAAGCTTCGCCTCCTATTTTAGCGCGGTGAACGCCGCCCGCACCGCCGAGACTCCCGCGAGCAACCAATACGATGTGCCCGCTACGGCCCTAGGCGCGGGGGCGACGGCGACTTGGGGCACGCCCACCGACGACGCGATGACCACCATGGGACTCGATGCCCGCCACGTGGCAGGGGTGACGCGGGAAGCCTTTTTATTTTCCGCTCCGCTCAATGACTTCACCCGCGATCGTCGGGCCGGCGGCGAGCAAACCTTTACCGGCGTCTTTGCCCGTCACGAACACCAGCTGGGTTCAACCCTGCGCGCCAGCGCCGGCGCCCGCGTGGATTATTGGGAGACAACCCAAGGCTTCCGCCGTGAAGTCAACACGCAGAGCGGCGCGCTGACGCTGGATCAACAATTCGCCGCACAAGGCGGCACCGAGTTTAGCCCCGCGCTAGGGCTTGTCTGGCAGCCCACGCCCGAGCTGCGTGCGCGGGGTTCGGTGTATCAGTCGTTCCGCGTGCCCACGCTCAACGAGTATTACCGCCCCTTTCGCGTTGGGTCCGTCACCACCAATGCCAACCCCACGCTCGCGCCCGAAGCGCTCACCGGCTACGAAACCGGCTTCGACCTCGGCAGGCCCGACGCGCCGCTGGGTGCCTCGGTCACCACGTTTGTGAACGAACTCCACGATGCTGTGACCAACGTCACCCTCGCTGCCAACACCCGCGAACGCCGCAACCTCGACCACGTCCGCGTGGCCGGCGTGGAATCCTCGGTACGCGCCCGCCCCCATGCCGCGCTTACGCTAGGCGCCGCCCACCTGCTCACCGATGCCCGCGTGATTAACCCCGGCCCCTCGGCGCCCGCCGCACTCGACGGCAACCGCCTCGCCCAGGTCCCCCGCAACACTTTTACCACCAGCGCGACCTGGAAAGCGCCGTGGGAACTCCAGTTCACCGCCCGGGCCCGATGGATGTCGGCGGCTTATGAAGACGACGAAAACACCCTGCGCCTGTCCCCGGCGGCGACGGTTGATTTCGGTGTGGCGCGCCGCTTTGGACGAAGGTGGGAAGGCTTTATAGCGATCGAAAACGCGTTCGATGCCGAAGTTGAGACGGGGCGCACGGCCAGCGGAATCGTCAATACCGCCCCGCCCCGGTGGAGCCGAGCAGGGTTGCGCTACGATTGGTGA